The Pyrus communis chromosome 2, drPyrComm1.1, whole genome shotgun sequence genome includes a window with the following:
- the LOC137721594 gene encoding G-type lectin S-receptor-like serine/threonine-protein kinase At1g61390 — protein sequence MLVGFDSKCGTRNLLTSWKSENDPSTGMFLVGLSQQEPSQLVIWINGSTPYWRSGPWDTSKFIGVPGMDDQYRSGFNLEDNAQQGTKYFSFNLFAKTIEAFMDISSEGVLRLMHTTHSENWKTFWEAPAAKNPCDKYGACVPFGVCKSSESPICKFLKGFVLKSHEEWSRGNSAGGCVRQAKLFCESNTSQSVASRGNEDGFSKISSVKLPDFHELILFLDREECKIQCLSNCTCLAYAYVDNIGC from the coding sequence ATGCTTGTGGGATTCGATAGTAAATGTGGAACGAGGAATTTGTTGACTTCTTGGAAAAGTGAGAATGATCCGTCAACTGGGATGTTCTTGGTTGGATTGTCACAGCAGGAGCCATCACAGTTGGTTATTTGGATCAATGGATCGACTCCCTATTGGAGAAGCGGGCCGTGGGATACATCAAAGTTCATCGGCGTGCCAGGAATGGATGATCAATATCGAAGTGGATTTAATCTTGAGGATAATGCGCAGCAGGGAACAAAgtatttctcttttaatttgtttgctAAAACTATTGAAGCATTTATGGACATCTCTTCCGAAGGTGTATTAAGGCTTATGCATACAACACATAGCGAGAACTGGAAAACTTTCTGGGAAGCCCCAGCGGCAAAGAATCCATGTGACAAGTATGGAGCATGTGTCCCTTTTGGGGTTTGCAAATCTTCTGAATCTCCAATCTGCAAGTTTTTGAAAGGGTTCGTGCTGAAGTCACATGAGGAATGGAGCAGAGGAAACAGTGCAGGAGGGTGTGTGAGGCAAGCCAAATTGTTTTGTGAAAGTAACACAAGTCAGTCAGTTGCTTCGAGAGGAAATGAAGACGGGTTTTCAAAGATATCAAGTGTAAAACTACCAGATTTTCATGAATTAATTTTGTTCTTGGATAGAGAAGAGTGCAAGATACAATGCCTCAGTAATTGCACTTGCCTGGCTTACGCGTATGTTGACAACATCGGGTGTTGA